The Gemmatimonadales bacterium nucleotide sequence GAGGAGGCGGCGCTGCACCTCATGGCGTCCTTGGACCGGGAACGCTGGGAGCCGGTGCTGATGCATCATCCCGAGGCTGGGGTCGCCCGCCTAGTGGACGGCGCGGCGCGGCTGGGGATCCGCACGCTCGCGGTGCCGCGGGTCGACCCACGGCACCGAGTGGCCGGGACGATCCGGCTCCGGCGCGCGCTCCGCGCCGAGCGCCCGGCCGTCTTTCACGCGCACTTGAGCTGGCCGTTCGCCTGCAAGCACGGTGTGCTCGCCGCCTGGCTGGCTCGAGTGCCGGCCATCGTGGGAACCGCCCAGCTCTACATGACGCCGGACAGCACGCGCCAGCCGCATCTGCTCCTGAAGCTGTTTCGACGCATCATCGCCGTCTCGGACGAAGTGAAGGCCCGATATGCTCGGGAGCTGGGCGTGCCGCCGGAGAAGCTCGCGGTGGTCCGGAACGCGATCCGGGTGCCGCCGCCGCGCCACTCGGGCAATCCTGTGCTCCGCGCGGCGCTGGTCCGAGGCGGGCCGGATTACGTCGTCTTGACACCGGCGCGACTTCATCCGCAGAAGGGCCATGCATATCTCCTGGCGGCAGCGGCGCAGGTTGCCGACGCGACCTTCGTGTTCGC carries:
- a CDS encoding glycosyltransferase — translated: MSRLVVHYVDGDFFGGSEEAALHLMASLDRERWEPVLMHHPEAGVARLVDGAARLGIRTLAVPRVDPRHRVAGTIRLRRALRAERPAVFHAHLSWPFACKHGVLAAWLARVPAIVGTAQLYMTPDSTRQPHLLLKLFRRIIAVSDEVKARYARELGVPPEKLAVVRNAIRVPPPRHSGNPVLRAALVRGGPDYVVLTPARLHPQKGHAYLLAAAAQVADATFVFAGDGPLRQELEAEARTLGISDRCLFLGHRSDVPDLLAAADLFVLPSLYEGLPISALEAMAAERPIVATAIGGTDEAITSEQTGLLVPPRDPAALATAIRRLRGDPVLARRLAAAGRARVEREFSSQMTARQVMRIYDEVLAGAGRQ